A portion of the Clostridium gelidum genome contains these proteins:
- the coaE gene encoding dephospho-CoA kinase (Dephospho-CoA kinase (CoaE) performs the final step in coenzyme A biosynthesis.) has product MIKVGLTGGIGTGKSTVCDILRREKFKIIDADFIAKEVLEKNPPILEMVRTQFGTGFFDWRGEFRRKEFGNHIFRFPKQRIKYEDIIMPYIKQSIEESIKAYEKKGEKIVIIDAPTLIENNLHVEMDYIILVFADNSVQIQRVMNRDKLTKVEAVSRINSQMPMEEKKEYANIIIDNNTDLIDTQKQVYDLIDFMKLIC; this is encoded by the coding sequence ATGATTAAGGTTGGTTTAACAGGTGGAATTGGTACTGGTAAAAGTACTGTATGCGATATTTTAAGACGAGAAAAATTTAAAATTATCGATGCAGATTTTATAGCTAAAGAAGTATTGGAAAAGAATCCTCCAATACTAGAAATGGTTAGAACGCAATTTGGAACAGGATTTTTTGATTGGAGAGGCGAATTTAGAAGAAAAGAATTTGGAAATCATATCTTTAGATTCCCAAAACAAAGAATAAAATATGAAGATATTATTATGCCTTATATTAAACAAAGCATAGAAGAAAGTATAAAGGCATATGAAAAAAAAGGTGAAAAAATAGTAATAATAGATGCCCCAACTTTGATTGAAAATAATCTACATGTTGAAATGGATTATATTATTCTTGTATTTGCTGATAATTCTGTTCAAATTCAAAGGGTTATGAACAGGGATAAGTTAACTAAAGTTGAAGCTGTTAGCAGAATAAATTCTCAAATGCCTATGGAAGAAAAAAAGGAATATGCAAATATTATTATTGATAATAATACTGATTTAATTGATACTCAAAAGCAAGTTTATGATTTAATTGATTTTATGAAACTAATATGCTAG
- a CDS encoding YhgE/Pip domain-containing protein yields the protein MKNIINIFKRDIKNIFTNWAATIVVIALIIIPSLYSLINISASWDPYENTKGLKVAVINEDKGTVFEEKDINLGNELVDKLKDNDKLGWVFVDKKTAKEGLLLEKYYATIEIPESFSEDATTITKKDVVKPKLIYTVNEKKNGIAAKITDSGVKSVKSQLDDNIVKSISGILFRICDEVGVDIKNNRPELRNIIDSVYKLDENMPELEVLLDEAINGTISTSELLEKGNEIIPVASDTLDATNEFIDKTQDYLDETQGDLDYDTPRIKEELIKSENLLDTSSVVLGNIDDKILPEVAKKTLLTVSDTAKATQESVNDAKSKLKKIKKSIDKFSNMEIPSPSIDKSLQSSEQIAKVQQSIDKQANALKNAQDALKEESKTISKVIDRLETVDEQLDKSINRANEEIQKLNNGEKLNTQNLTDTRKVLDDVHTLISDTLDKYDSEIVPTVNNGIDSMREISDAGSILTAQGKNILPDVQELINTFQNVSNLSNDQLNKLKEKFPDIKDNVHELAGRLKKIDNKGDIDELLDMITNNWEDQSDFLASPVEIQDNRLFSWPNYGSAVTPFYTVLCLWIGGYMLSIILGTDAHSLEEGKKLTHNELYFGRMLLFLAIGIGQAIVASTGALFLLKVYAVHPIMFVFYSIFVSVVFMIIIYTAVSIWGHTGIIIGVVLLVIQVAGTSGNFPIEVNPSIFQKIFPILPFNYAISGMRQVMAGIVYSILIRDSAILCAFMMISIIIGILFKKVTNKKRRKIVEKLKESSIMIS from the coding sequence ATGAAGAATATAATAAATATTTTTAAAAGAGATATAAAGAATATATTTACTAATTGGGCAGCAACAATTGTAGTGATAGCATTAATAATAATACCATCATTATATTCTTTAATAAATATATCAGCATCTTGGGATCCATATGAAAATACTAAAGGGTTAAAGGTTGCCGTAATTAATGAAGATAAGGGTACAGTTTTTGAAGAAAAAGACATAAACTTAGGTAATGAATTAGTTGATAAATTAAAAGATAATGATAAATTGGGATGGGTGTTTGTAGATAAGAAAACTGCTAAGGAAGGTTTATTATTAGAAAAGTATTATGCAACAATTGAAATACCAGAAAGTTTCTCAGAAGATGCTACTACAATAACTAAAAAAGATGTTGTAAAACCCAAGTTAATATATACAGTAAATGAAAAGAAAAATGGTATAGCAGCTAAAATAACAGATTCAGGTGTAAAATCTGTTAAAAGTCAATTAGATGATAATATAGTAAAGAGTATTTCAGGAATATTATTTAGAATATGTGATGAAGTTGGAGTGGATATAAAAAATAATAGACCTGAGCTTAGAAATATAATAGATTCAGTTTATAAATTAGATGAAAATATGCCAGAACTAGAGGTACTATTGGATGAAGCTATCAATGGAACAATAAGTACTTCTGAATTGTTAGAGAAGGGAAATGAAATTATACCAGTAGCATCTGATACACTTGATGCTACCAATGAATTTATAGATAAAACTCAGGATTATTTAGATGAAACTCAAGGTGATTTAGATTATGATACGCCAAGAATCAAAGAAGAATTAATTAAGTCAGAAAATTTACTTGATACTTCAAGTGTAGTTCTTGGTAATATTGATGATAAGATATTACCAGAAGTAGCAAAAAAGACATTATTAACAGTATCTGATACTGCTAAGGCAACACAAGAAAGTGTTAATGATGCCAAATCAAAACTTAAGAAGATAAAGAAATCAATTGATAAATTTAGTAATATGGAAATTCCGAGTCCATCAATTGATAAATCACTTCAAAGTTCTGAACAAATAGCAAAAGTGCAACAAAGCATTGATAAGCAAGCAAATGCTTTGAAAAATGCACAAGATGCATTAAAAGAGGAAAGTAAAACAATTTCAAAGGTAATAGATAGGTTGGAAACTGTTGACGAGCAACTTGATAAATCAATAAATAGAGCTAATGAAGAAATTCAGAAATTAAATAATGGTGAAAAATTAAATACTCAAAATCTTACGGATACAAGAAAAGTATTAGATGATGTACACACTTTAATTTCAGATACGTTAGATAAGTATGATTCAGAAATTGTACCAACTGTTAATAACGGAATTGATTCAATGAGAGAGATTTCTGATGCAGGATCAATTTTAACTGCTCAAGGGAAAAATATATTGCCAGATGTTCAAGAATTAATAAATACATTCCAAAATGTATCAAATTTATCTAATGATCAATTAAATAAATTAAAAGAAAAGTTTCCTGATATTAAAGATAATGTTCATGAATTAGCAGGAAGGCTTAAAAAGATAGATAACAAAGGTGATATTGATGAATTATTGGATATGATAACAAATAACTGGGAAGATCAAAGTGATTTTTTAGCAAGTCCAGTTGAAATTCAAGACAATAGGTTATTTTCATGGCCTAATTATGGATCAGCAGTTACTCCATTTTATACAGTTCTCTGTTTATGGATTGGTGGATATATGCTTTCAATTATACTTGGCACAGATGCACATTCATTAGAGGAAGGGAAAAAATTAACACATAATGAGTTATATTTTGGTAGGATGTTATTGTTTTTAGCAATAGGCATAGGACAAGCAATAGTAGCTAGTACGGGAGCATTATTTCTATTAAAGGTTTATGCAGTTCATCCAATAATGTTTGTATTTTATTCCATATTTGTGAGTGTTGTTTTTATGATTATAATTTATACTGCTGTTAGTATTTGGGGACATACAGGAATAATAATAGGTGTAGTATTATTAGTAATACAAGTAGCTGGAACTAGTGGTAATTTTCCAATAGAAGTTAATCCATCAATTTTTCAAAAAATATTTCCAATACTTCCTTTTAATTATGCAATAAGTGGAATGAGACAAGTAATGGCTGGAATAGTATATTCAATATTAATTAGAGACAGTGCTATACTGTGTGCATTTATGATGATATCTATTATTATTGGAATTTTGTTTAAAAAAGTTACAAATAAAAAGAGAAGGAAAATTGTTGAAAAACTAAAAGAAAGTTCAATAATGATCAGCTAA
- a CDS encoding lytic transglycosylase domain-containing protein encodes MKFIKKIFSTLVVLVVIIIAIGVGSNYVIKEKFFPYKYKEYVDKYSSKYQLDPLFVLAVIKTESKFDDDAHSHKNAVGLMQITVETGEWAAKEMGFTTFSKDDLYDEEYNIRMGCWYLRRLNDTFDGDLDLTIAAYNAGPTNVQTWLKNEKYSSDGKSIDYIPFGETKKYVDKVDVYYHVYEYIYGETESYFNKDKILKLIKGLSNMHLLS; translated from the coding sequence ATGAAATTTATAAAAAAAATCTTTTCTACACTAGTGGTTTTAGTTGTAATTATAATAGCAATTGGAGTAGGTTCTAACTATGTTATAAAAGAGAAATTTTTTCCTTATAAGTATAAAGAATATGTAGATAAATATAGCAGTAAATACCAATTAGACCCGTTATTTGTATTAGCAGTAATAAAAACTGAAAGTAAATTTGATGATGATGCACATTCACATAAAAATGCTGTAGGACTTATGCAAATAACTGTTGAAACAGGAGAATGGGCTGCTAAGGAAATGGGGTTTACTACATTTTCTAAAGATGATTTATATGACGAAGAATATAATATTAGAATGGGATGCTGGTATCTACGACGGTTAAATGATACCTTTGATGGAGATTTAGACCTAACAATTGCCGCTTACAATGCAGGTCCAACTAACGTACAGACATGGCTTAAAAATGAGAAATATTCGTCAGATGGCAAAAGTATAGATTATATACCATTTGGAGAAACAAAGAAATATGTTGATAAAGTAGATGTTTATTATCATGTATATGAATATATTTATGGTGAAACAGAAAGTTATTTTAACAAAGATAAAATACTGAAATTGATTAAAGGCCTTTCAAATATGCATTTATTAAGTTAA
- a CDS encoding YhgE/Pip domain-containing protein, with protein sequence MKNAFRIYKRDMTKIFTNWVAIVMMIILIIIPSLYSLINIDASWDPYSNTNGIKVAVINEDKGTVFKEQDINLGEELVNKLKDNDKLGWVFIDNIETAKQGLLLEKYYATIEIPEDFSKDSTTLAEKDVVKPKLIYTVNEKKNAVAPKMTDAGVKTVKSQIDDNIVKSVSGILFKVCNEKGIDIQNNREKIRKIVDNIHELDENMPELEALVDEAIGGTEDLSKVLDKSNDMIPTVSDTLDLTNDFLDNSQSVLDETQGELSDISPIIKKDLVMSENILDNSSIELKNLDQKILPEMAKKTLTAVSDSAKATQETVSSTKSKLKSLKKFIDNVSKIKVELPSVGDNIETPDNIKSIQENLKKQEKSLESMQENLKDVSKIISKTIDKLDIIDEKLDILINRTDDELTKLENGEKLDTQTLRDMIKVIDEVHTLVADITDSYDSEIVPAVTNGFDSIRGILDNGLVLVQEGRDTLPEVEKLLSVSKDATNLSNQELNNLKEKIPDAKDKIHELSDKLKDMDEDDKIDKLLDMMTSSWENQSDFMDSPVEIEDNRLFSFPNYGSTATPFYTVLCLWVGGLLASALLSQGAPEFEDGTNIRPYEMYLGKLLLFISLGICQAIVASVGALAILKSYAVHPIMFVCISVFISIVFVIIIYTAASILHDVGKAIIVVLLVLQMAGSSGNFPIEVTPILFQKLFPFLPFTYAINATRQVMAGIVYSILLKDIVILIIYMFASLITGILLKGVLSKLIKMFVDKLTQSGIVRH encoded by the coding sequence ATGAAGAATGCATTTAGAATTTACAAAAGAGATATGACTAAAATATTTACTAATTGGGTAGCAATAGTTATGATGATAATACTTATAATTATTCCATCCTTATATTCGCTAATAAATATAGATGCCTCATGGGATCCATATTCTAATACAAATGGTATAAAGGTTGCGGTAATAAATGAGGATAAAGGAACTGTTTTTAAAGAACAGGATATAAATTTAGGTGAAGAATTAGTTAACAAGCTTAAGGACAATGATAAATTAGGTTGGGTTTTTATAGATAATATAGAAACTGCTAAACAAGGGTTGTTATTAGAAAAATATTATGCAACAATTGAAATACCAGAGGATTTTTCTAAAGATTCTACGACATTGGCTGAGAAAGATGTTGTAAAACCTAAGTTAATATATACTGTAAATGAGAAGAAAAATGCAGTAGCGCCTAAAATGACAGATGCAGGAGTAAAAACTGTAAAGAGTCAAATAGATGATAATATAGTAAAATCTGTTTCAGGAATATTATTTAAAGTTTGTAATGAAAAAGGAATAGATATACAAAATAATAGAGAAAAAATAAGGAAAATAGTTGATAATATCCATGAATTGGATGAAAATATGCCAGAACTTGAAGCATTAGTGGATGAAGCTATTGGTGGAACAGAAGATCTTTCAAAAGTGTTGGATAAGAGTAATGATATGATTCCCACTGTATCAGATACTCTTGATTTAACTAATGACTTTTTAGATAACAGTCAATCAGTTTTGGATGAAACACAAGGTGAATTATCTGATATATCCCCAATAATAAAAAAAGATCTAGTTATGTCTGAAAACATACTTGATAATTCAAGTATAGAACTTAAAAATCTAGATCAAAAAATATTGCCGGAAATGGCTAAAAAAACTTTGACAGCAGTATCGGATTCGGCTAAAGCAACACAAGAAACAGTCAGTTCAACTAAGTCTAAACTTAAGAGTTTAAAAAAATTTATAGACAATGTGAGTAAGATAAAAGTTGAATTACCTTCAGTTGGTGACAATATTGAAACACCTGACAATATAAAATCAATACAAGAAAATCTGAAAAAGCAAGAAAAATCATTGGAAAGCATGCAAGAAAACTTAAAAGATGTGAGTAAAATAATTTCTAAGACTATAGATAAATTAGATATTATTGATGAAAAGCTTGATATATTAATTAATAGGACAGATGATGAACTCACAAAATTAGAAAATGGTGAAAAATTAGACACCCAAACACTTCGGGATATGATAAAAGTAATAGATGAGGTTCATACTTTAGTTGCAGACATTACAGATAGCTATGATTCTGAAATTGTACCCGCAGTTACAAATGGGTTTGATTCAATTAGAGGTATTTTAGATAACGGATTAGTATTAGTACAAGAAGGACGGGATACATTACCGGAAGTAGAAAAGTTATTAAGTGTTTCTAAGGACGCAACAAACTTATCTAATCAGGAGTTAAATAACTTAAAAGAAAAAATTCCTGATGCTAAAGATAAAATTCATGAATTATCGGATAAACTTAAAGATATGGATGAGGACGATAAAATAGATAAATTATTAGATATGATGACAAGTAGTTGGGAAAATCAAAGTGATTTCATGGACAGCCCAGTTGAAATAGAAGACAATAGATTGTTTTCATTTCCGAATTATGGTTCGACAGCCACTCCGTTTTATACAGTACTTTGCCTATGGGTTGGGGGGTTACTTGCTTCTGCATTATTATCACAGGGAGCACCTGAATTTGAAGATGGGACAAACATTAGGCCTTATGAAATGTATTTAGGAAAATTACTATTATTTATTTCACTTGGAATATGTCAAGCAATAGTTGCAAGTGTAGGAGCTTTAGCTATTTTGAAAAGTTATGCTGTTCACCCAATAATGTTTGTTTGTATAAGTGTATTTATTAGTATTGTATTTGTGATTATCATATATACTGCAGCTAGCATATTACATGATGTTGGAAAAGCAATAATTGTAGTATTACTAGTATTGCAAATGGCTGGATCAAGTGGAAATTTCCCGATTGAAGTTACGCCAATACTATTTCAAAAACTATTTCCATTTTTACCTTTTACATATGCTATAAATGCAACGAGACAAGTAATGGCAGGCATAGTATATTCAATATTATTAAAGGATATAGTAATTTTAATAATATATATGTTTGCTTCATTAATAACGGGTATATTATTAAAGGGAGTATTGAGCAAACTAATAAAAATGTTTGTAGACAAGTTAACTCAGAGTGGAATAGTGCGTCATTAA